From one Nyctibius grandis isolate bNycGra1 chromosome 20, bNycGra1.pri, whole genome shotgun sequence genomic stretch:
- the LOC137672395 gene encoding lipase member M-like has product MWLLLVALCLAQGLGDAVPCIGTSYDNPEQFMNISQIIRFHGYRSEEHQVLTDDGYFLTMNRIPGGREEAGSRGPRLPVLLQHALVLDGSNWVSNLPSGSLGFILADAGYDVWIGNSRGNSWSRRHLNLSVDQEEFWDFSFHEMAVYDLPAMVGFILKQTGQEKLFYVGHAQGSTVGFIAFSSMPQLAEKIKMFFVLGPAYTFRTGKGPVLSLLYLPDAIIKVIFGTKEGALLGRKQRAALARACSCRPLSRLCAYGLFLVGGFDKKNLNASRTDVYLSHFPDYTSVKNFLHWGQTAKTGEFKQFDYGEKNKEKYNQTSPPFYNIEAMTVPTALWSGGEDWVTATSETERLLPRITNLVYHEHFPDWNHWDHIWGLDAPQRMYRQMVALMEQNP; this is encoded by the exons AGCCAGATAATCCGCTTCCATGGATATCGCAGCGAGGAGCACCAAGTCCTGACAGACGATGGCTACTTCCTTACCATGAACCGGATTCCTGGTGGCAGAGAGGAGGCTGGAAGCAGAG GACCCAGGTTACCTGTGTTGCTCCAGCATGCCTTGGTTTTAGATGGTAGCAATTGGGTTTCCAACCTCCCCAGCGGCAGCCTGGGTTTCATCCTCGCGGACGCGGGGTACGACGTCTGGATTGGAAACAGCCGCGGCAACAGCTGGTCCCGCCGGCACCTGAACCTTTCTGTCGACCAAGAGGAGTTTTGGGATTTCAG CTTCCACGAGATGGCTGTGTACGACCTCCCCGCCATGGTGGGCTTCATCCTAAAGCAAACTGGGCAGGAGAAACTGTTCTATGTTGGGCACGCTCAGGGAAGCACTGTGG gtttcatAGCATTTTCAAGCATGCCACAGCTGGCTGagaaaatcaaaatgttctTTGTGCTGGGTCCTGCCTACACTTTTCGTACGGGTAAAGGTCCGGTGTTAAGTCTTCTCTATCTTCCTGATGCAATAATTAAG GTGATTTTCGGGACGAAAGAAGGAGCTCTGCTGGGACGGAAGCAGAGAGCGGCGCTGGCCAGGGCGTGCAGCTGCCGGCCGCTCAGCAGGCTCTGCGCATACGGGCTTTTCCTCGTTGGTGGATTTGACAAGAAGAACTTGAATGCG AGCCGAACAGACGTGTACCTATCGCATTTCCCGGACTACACATCCGTTAAGAACTTCCTCCACTGGGGCCAG ACTGCCAAAACTGGGGAGTTCAAGCAGTTTGACTATGGGGAGAAGAACAAGGAGAAGTACAACCAG ACTTCGCCGCCCTTTTACAACATAGAAGCCATGACGGTGCCGACCGCCCTGTGGAGTGGTGGGGAGGACTGGGTTACCGCTACCTCAGAAACCGAGCGCTTGCTCCCCCGCATCACCAACCTTGTTTATCATGAGCACTTCCCTGACTGGAACCACTGGGATCACATCTGGGGCCTGGACGCCCCTCAGCGCATGTACAGGCAGATGGTCGCTCTGATGGAGCAAAATCCATGA